From Solanum lycopersicum chromosome 8, SLM_r2.1, the proteins below share one genomic window:
- the LOC101252617 gene encoding uncharacterized zinc finger CCHC domain-containing protein At4g19190: MEEEGVGPRLSKRFSDKGGEVDYKTKAGTAWSHSFLNQKPWHPLSYPNQRRKWIAEQTHAQRELRAEEIAREYAQEQEFFRQTALVSKKEKEKMEMMKAVSFMYVRPPGYNPESAKAAEIADKAREQGQGHGSTSQDISAAGASTSGRPEVPPDQEKKKPRAKDIYGRPLPTEEEFEVLKNAPRLETGVVGRAKPFGIEIRNVKCVRCGTFGHQSGDRECPLKDAIMPNEESRIKRDDPLTAILAQTDASEPLKWELKQKPGISPPRGGFELDDPNQQIVAEDIFDEYGGFLTGDNMPDLLASLSSKPKKKKKSSKSKNRKRSSPARADLRDDKDFSSSSDDDGGRSLKKKKHKKSLKQSKSSDDSDGHQRRSNRQRHQKSSWGKHSVSSSEDDNNDRYQRSNRDRHSRSSSPEPEDKEHRKKKNHHHSHDSEDDDNDMHQKRNNRQKRSRSSSPEPEEKDHRKKNDHHHYRDSEDDDSGRCQKRNNRQRSPPEPEEKDHRKNNHRHYYHDSKDDDNDRHQKRSNRHGLSGSPEPENKDHCKKNHYHHYLDSKDDDDDRHQKKRNRRGCSPEPEDKEHSKKKNHHHHYHDREEDDKDKHQKRSNRSRRSPEPEDTEHSKKKKNLLHYCDRDDNDNDRHQKRSRRQRRSRSRSPEPEDKEHGKKNHHHRSHHHHQRHNHSDYS, translated from the exons ATGGAGGAGGAGGGAGTTGGACCCCGGCTAAGCAAGAGGTTTTCCGATAAAGGAGGGGAAGTTGATTACAAAACCAAAGCTGGTACAGCGTGGTCTCACTCTTTCCTTAACCAGAAGCCTTGGCATCCTCTCTCTTACCCAAATCAAAGGAGAAAATGGATTGCCGAGCAGACTCATGCTCAGAGAGAACTACGAGCTGAGGAAATAGCCCGCGAG TATGCTCAAGAACAGGAATTTTTTCGTCAGACTGCTCTCGTCtccaaaaaagagaaagaaaag ATGGAGATGATGAAAGCTGTTAGCTTTATGTATGTTCGACCACCTGGCTACAATCCAGAAAGTGCAAAAGCTGCCGAGATTGCTGACAAAGCAAGAGAGCAGGGGCAGGGGCATGGCAGCACTTCTCAAGACATATCTGCAGCAGGGGCCTCCACTTCTGG GAGACCTGAAGTGCCACCTGATCAGGAGAAAAAAAAACCAAGGGCAAAGGATATATATGGCCGTCCGTTGCCAACAGAAGAAGAATTTGAAGTGCTTAAAAACGCTCCTAG GCTGGAAACAGGTGTAGTTGGAAGGGCCAAACCCTTTGGAATTGAGATACGTAATGTCAAGTGCGTCAGATGTGGAACCTTTGGCCATCAGAGTGGTGATCGTGAATGTCCATTGAAAGATGCTATAATGCCAAATGAAGAGAGTCGAATAAAAAGAGATGACCCTTTAACTGCTATCCTGGCTCAGACAGATGCTTCTGAG CCTTTGAAGTGGGAGCTCAAACAAAAGCCTGGAATCAGTCCTCCACGAGGTGGGTTCGAACTTGACGACCCCAACCAACAGATAGTTGCTGAGGACATATTTGATGAGTACGGAG GATTTCTTACTGGGGATAATATGCCTGATTTGCTTGCCAGCTTATCAAGCaagccaaagaagaaaaagaaatccaGTAAAAGCAAGAACAGAAAGCGGTCTTCACCAGCCAGAGCAGATTTACGTGATGATAAAGACTTTAGTTCATCTTCGGATGATGATGGAGGAAGATcactgaagaagaaaaaacataagaagTCTCTAAAGCAATCCAAGTCTTCTGATGATTCTGATGGGCATCAGAGACGAAGTAACAGACAGAGACATCAAAAGTCAAGTTGGGGAAAGCATTCTGTGTCAAGTTCAGAGGACGATAACAATGACAGGTACCAGAGGAGTAACAGAGACAGACATTCACGGTCAAGTTCACCCGAGCCCGAAGACAAGGAACACAGGAAGAAGAAGAATCACCACCATTCTCATGACTCAGAGGACGATGATAATGACATGCATCAGAAAAGGAATAATAGACAGAAACGGTCACGATCAAGTTCACCAGAGCCCGAAGAGAAGGATCACAGGAAGAAGAACGATCACCACCATTATCGTGACTCAGAGGATGACGATAGTGGGAGGTGTCAGAAAAGGAATAACAGACAGAGAAGTCCGCCCGAGCCTGAAGAGAAGGATCACAGGAAGAATAATCATCGCCACTATTATCACGACTCtaaggatgatgataatgacAGGCACCAGAAAAGGAGTAACAGACACGGACTGTCAGGCTCACCCGAGCCTGAAAATAAGGATCACTGCAAGAAAAATCATTACCACCATTATCTCGATTCAAAGGACGATGATGATGACAGGCATCAGAAAAAGCGTAACAGACGTGGATGTTCACCCGAGCCTGAAGATAAGGAACACAGTAAGAAGAAGAATCATCACCATCATTATCATGACAGAGAGGAAGATGACAAGGACAAGCATCAGAAGAGGAGTAACAGAAGCAGACGTTCACCCGAGCCTGAAGATACGGAACAcagtaagaagaagaagaatctcCTTCATTATTGTGACAGAGACGACAATGATAATGACAGGCATCAGAAAAGGAGTAGGAGACAGAGACGTTCACGTTCAAGGTCACCTGAGCCTGAGGATAAGGAACACGGGAAGAAGAATCACCATCACCgtagtcatcatcatcatcagcgGCATAATCATTCTGACTATTCATGA
- the LOC101253218 gene encoding upstream activation factor subunit UAF30: MASSTRIFGNCCRALMAAAKTSAATETTAAATATVTKARGRPTGILKPQPVSTALGSFLGTKESSRADAVKKVWEYIKTQNLQNPTNKREIHCDDKLKTIFDGKDKVGFLEIARLLSQHFRKAA; the protein is encoded by the exons ATGGCGTCATCGACTCGGATTTTCGGTAACTGCTGTCGAGCTTTAATGGCTGCTGCTAAAACTTCCGCAGCAACTGAAACCACAGCGGCAGCAACAGCCACTGTGACCAAAGCCAGAGGTCGCCCTACTGGAATACTGAAGCCTCAACCAGTTTCGACTGCACTAGGAAGCTTCTTAGGTACTAAAGAATCCTCCCGCGCTGATGCGGTCAAGAAAGTTTGGGAATACATTAAAACCCAGAATCTTCAG AATCCCACAAACAAGAGAGAGATACATTGTGACGACAAGTTGAAAACTATATTTGATGGCAAGGACAAGGTTGGTTTTCTTGAGATTGCGAGGCTATTATCCCAGCATTTTCGTAAGGCTGCTTAA